Proteins from a single region of Streptomyces spectabilis:
- a CDS encoding lytic murein transglycosylase: MAPVFGKRLRKATVTTAVAAAAVAALAASQAPGVATTTDQPRDEWAADTAPPPDGDSATGNSPYYTDLPPLESPVPPSGKPGGGAKGDAEAGLPATVLDAYKKAETAVRTAKPGCNLPWQLLAAIGKVESGQARGGRVDDDGTTLTPILGPVLDGNGFAKITDTDGGAFDGDTTHDRAVGPMQFIPSTWASSGKDGNGDGKKDPNNIYDAALAAAHYLCGNGRDLAVKADLNAAILSYNQSTEYLNTVLSWLEYYRKGTHEIPDGTGQLPGDRSDNRPQRPGPSTPPSTLPDTSTPVEREGKYTPPARGGSEKPGDGGSQKPGPQKPKPPKPPKPPKPSPQDQVAGLENAGPKKLTATAGDAFERRAVVRAEDRSGRGVPKAKIRFTISGKTDTRFEGGVRSVTVTTNAEGKAVSPTLKAGETTGEFTVRALVVSRYLDQVNVGGEVTARQADAVVRTSDKPLTCVAGQAFAERVEVEATYKDKPAAGVAATATMVKSKDGPLANDKGPYFKDAAGKPVRTLKGLKTDADGKLLLPKMYADDAAGTYLLRIVTEGGGTLLVELKVTAPATDEPSESPSSTPSGSASPSTSASPSA, encoded by the coding sequence ATGGCGCCGGTATTCGGCAAGCGGCTGCGCAAGGCGACGGTGACCACCGCGGTCGCCGCCGCGGCGGTGGCGGCCCTGGCCGCCTCGCAGGCCCCGGGCGTGGCGACGACGACGGACCAGCCGCGTGACGAGTGGGCCGCCGACACCGCGCCGCCGCCGGACGGCGACTCCGCGACCGGCAACTCGCCGTACTACACGGACCTGCCGCCCCTCGAAAGCCCGGTGCCGCCCAGCGGCAAGCCCGGCGGCGGGGCCAAGGGCGACGCGGAGGCGGGCCTGCCGGCCACGGTCCTGGACGCGTACAAGAAGGCCGAGACGGCCGTGCGCACGGCGAAGCCGGGCTGCAACCTCCCCTGGCAGCTGCTCGCCGCGATCGGCAAGGTCGAGTCGGGCCAGGCCCGCGGCGGCCGCGTCGACGACGACGGCACCACGCTCACGCCGATCCTCGGCCCGGTCCTCGACGGCAACGGCTTCGCGAAGATCACGGACACCGACGGCGGCGCCTTCGACGGCGACACCACCCACGACCGTGCCGTGGGCCCCATGCAGTTCATCCCCTCGACCTGGGCGTCCTCCGGCAAGGACGGCAACGGCGACGGCAAGAAGGACCCGAACAACATCTACGACGCCGCGCTCGCCGCCGCGCACTACCTGTGCGGGAACGGCCGCGACCTCGCCGTCAAGGCCGACCTGAACGCCGCGATCCTCAGCTACAACCAGTCCACGGAGTATCTGAACACGGTCCTGTCGTGGCTGGAGTACTACCGCAAGGGCACCCACGAGATCCCCGACGGCACCGGTCAGCTGCCGGGCGACCGCAGCGACAACCGGCCGCAGCGCCCCGGCCCGTCCACGCCGCCCTCCACGCTGCCCGACACGTCGACCCCGGTGGAGCGCGAGGGCAAGTACACCCCGCCGGCGCGGGGCGGCTCCGAGAAGCCCGGCGACGGCGGCTCGCAGAAGCCGGGGCCGCAGAAGCCGAAGCCGCCCAAGCCGCCCAAGCCGCCGAAGCCGTCCCCGCAGGACCAGGTCGCCGGCCTGGAGAACGCGGGCCCGAAGAAGCTCACCGCGACCGCGGGCGACGCCTTCGAGCGGCGCGCGGTGGTGCGCGCCGAGGACCGTTCCGGCCGCGGCGTGCCCAAGGCGAAGATCCGGTTCACGATCAGCGGCAAGACGGACACGCGCTTCGAGGGCGGTGTCCGCAGCGTCACCGTCACCACGAACGCCGAGGGCAAGGCCGTCTCGCCGACCCTGAAGGCGGGCGAGACGACGGGCGAGTTCACCGTCCGCGCCCTGGTGGTGAGCCGCTACCTCGACCAGGTCAACGTGGGCGGCGAGGTCACCGCCCGCCAGGCCGACGCGGTCGTGCGCACCAGCGACAAGCCGCTGACCTGCGTGGCCGGGCAGGCCTTCGCCGAGCGGGTCGAGGTCGAGGCGACGTACAAGGACAAGCCCGCGGCCGGCGTCGCGGCCACCGCCACGATGGTCAAGTCGAAGGACGGCCCGCTCGCCAACGACAAGGGCCCCTACTTCAAGGACGCCGCCGGAAAGCCGGTCCGCACCCTGAAGGGCCTGAAGACGGACGCCGACGGCAAGCTGCTGCTTCCGAAGATGTACGCCGACGACGCGGCGGGCACGTATCTGCTGCGCATCGTCACCGAGGGCGGCGGCACGCTCCTCGTCGAGCTGAAGGTGACGGCGCCCGCCACCGATGAGCCCTCTGAGTCGCCGTCGTCCACCCCGTCCGGCTCCGCGTCGCCGTCGACCTCCGCGTCGCCGAGCGCCTGA
- the polA gene encoding DNA polymerase I has protein sequence MAEKASKKTEKTTAGDRPRLLLMDGHSLAYRAFFALPVENFTTATGQPTNAIYGFASMLANTLRDEAPTHFAVAFDVSRKTWRSQEFAEYKANRSKTPDEFKGQVELIGELLDAMSAVRFAVDGFEADDVIATLATQAEAAGFEVLIVTGDRDSFQLITDHVTVLYPTKGVSELTRFTPEKVQEKYGLTPSQYPDFAALRGDPSDNLPGIPGVGEKTAAKWINQFGSFAELVERAEEVKGKAGQNFRDHLDAVKLNRRLTEMVRDVELSKTVAELERAPYDRKAVALVLDTLEIRNPSLRERLLAVDPGAEEAEPAPVVEGVELDGSVLGTGEVAPWLAEHGKAVLGLATVDSWSLGTGSVTEVALAAAGGAAAWFDPAQLDEADEKAFASWLADGGKPKVVNNAKGVMRVFAEHGWSVEGVTMDTALAAYLVKPGRRSFDLDALSLEYLGRELVPAAESDGQLAFGTEDDEQAEAETLMVRARTILDLGTAFGEKLPEVGAAGLLTDVELPTSALLARLERHGIAADRAHLESMEQQFAGAVQQAVKEAHAAAGHEFNLGSPKQLQEVLFGELGLPKTKKTKTGYTTDADALAWLAAQTDNELPVVMLRHREQAKLRVTVEGLVKTIAADGRIHTTYNQTVAATGRLSSTDPNLQNIPVRTDEGRAIRRGFVVGEGFESLMTADYSQIELRVMAHLSEDEGLIEAFTSGEDLHTTVASQVFGVDGKDVDAEMRRKIKAMSYGLAYGLSAFGLSQQLNIEAGEARALMDTYFERFGGVRDYLRRVVDDARATGYTETMLGRRRYLPDLNSDNRQRREMAERMALNAPIQGTAADIVKVAMLNVDRALTQAELTSRMLLQVHDEIVLEIAPGEREAVEELVRREMAGAVSLRAPLDVSVGVGPDWESAAH, from the coding sequence GTGGCAGAGAAAGCATCGAAGAAGACCGAGAAGACGACCGCCGGCGATCGGCCGCGCCTGCTCCTGATGGACGGGCACTCCCTGGCCTACCGGGCGTTCTTCGCGCTGCCCGTGGAGAACTTCACGACGGCGACGGGCCAGCCGACGAACGCGATCTACGGCTTCGCGTCGATGCTGGCGAACACCCTGCGTGACGAGGCGCCCACGCACTTCGCGGTCGCGTTCGACGTGTCGCGCAAGACGTGGCGCTCGCAGGAGTTCGCGGAGTACAAGGCGAACCGCTCGAAGACCCCGGACGAGTTCAAGGGCCAGGTCGAGCTGATCGGCGAGCTCCTTGACGCGATGAGCGCGGTGCGGTTCGCGGTGGACGGCTTCGAGGCGGACGACGTCATCGCGACGCTCGCCACGCAGGCCGAGGCGGCGGGCTTCGAGGTCCTCATCGTCACGGGCGACCGGGACTCCTTCCAGTTGATCACCGACCACGTGACGGTGCTGTATCCGACGAAGGGCGTCTCGGAGCTGACCCGCTTCACCCCGGAGAAGGTTCAGGAGAAGTACGGCCTCACCCCGAGCCAGTACCCGGACTTCGCGGCGCTGCGCGGCGACCCCTCGGACAACCTCCCGGGGATCCCCGGCGTCGGCGAGAAGACGGCCGCGAAGTGGATCAATCAGTTCGGTTCCTTCGCGGAGCTCGTGGAGCGCGCCGAGGAGGTCAAGGGCAAGGCGGGGCAGAATTTCCGCGACCACCTGGACGCCGTGAAGCTGAACCGCCGCCTCACGGAGATGGTGCGCGACGTCGAGCTGTCCAAGACGGTCGCCGAGCTGGAGCGCGCTCCGTATGACCGCAAGGCGGTCGCGCTGGTCCTGGACACCCTGGAGATCCGCAATCCGTCGCTGCGGGAGCGTCTGCTCGCGGTGGACCCGGGCGCGGAGGAGGCCGAGCCGGCCCCCGTCGTGGAGGGCGTGGAGCTCGACGGGTCGGTGCTCGGCACGGGCGAGGTGGCGCCGTGGCTGGCCGAGCACGGCAAGGCGGTCCTCGGTCTGGCGACGGTCGACTCCTGGTCGCTCGGCACGGGTTCGGTCACCGAGGTGGCGCTGGCCGCGGCCGGCGGGGCGGCCGCCTGGTTCGACCCGGCGCAGCTGGACGAGGCCGACGAGAAGGCGTTCGCGTCCTGGCTGGCCGACGGCGGGAAGCCGAAGGTGGTGAACAACGCGAAGGGGGTGATGCGCGTCTTCGCCGAGCACGGCTGGAGCGTCGAGGGCGTCACCATGGACACCGCGCTCGCCGCGTATCTGGTGAAGCCCGGCCGCCGCTCCTTCGATCTGGACGCGCTGTCCCTGGAGTATCTGGGTCGTGAGCTGGTGCCCGCCGCCGAGTCCGACGGTCAGCTCGCCTTCGGCACGGAGGACGACGAGCAGGCCGAGGCCGAGACCCTGATGGTGCGGGCCCGCACGATCCTGGATCTGGGCACGGCGTTCGGCGAGAAGCTGCCGGAGGTCGGGGCGGCCGGGCTGCTGACCGACGTGGAGCTGCCGACGTCCGCGCTGCTCGCCCGTCTGGAGCGGCACGGCATCGCGGCGGACCGCGCGCATCTGGAGTCGATGGAGCAGCAGTTCGCGGGCGCCGTGCAGCAGGCGGTGAAGGAAGCGCACGCGGCGGCGGGCCACGAGTTCAACCTGGGCTCGCCCAAGCAGCTCCAGGAGGTCCTCTTCGGCGAGCTGGGCCTGCCCAAGACCAAGAAGACGAAGACCGGGTACACCACGGACGCCGACGCCCTCGCCTGGCTCGCCGCCCAGACGGACAACGAACTGCCGGTCGTCATGCTCCGCCACCGCGAGCAGGCGAAGCTGCGCGTCACCGTCGAGGGCCTGGTCAAGACGATCGCCGCGGACGGCCGCATCCACACGACGTACAACCAGACGGTGGCCGCCACCGGCCGGCTCTCGTCGACGGACCCGAATCTGCAGAACATCCCGGTGCGCACGGACGAGGGCCGGGCGATCCGCCGCGGCTTCGTCGTGGGCGAGGGCTTCGAGTCCCTGATGACGGCGGACTACAGCCAGATCGAACTGCGCGTGATGGCGCACCTGTCGGAGGACGAGGGCCTCATCGAGGCGTTCACCTCCGGCGAGGACCTGCACACCACGGTCGCCTCGCAGGTCTTCGGCGTGGACGGCAAGGACGTCGACGCGGAGATGCGCCGCAAGATCAAGGCGATGTCGTACGGCCTGGCGTACGGCCTGTCGGCGTTCGGCCTGTCCCAGCAGCTGAACATCGAGGCGGGGGAGGCCCGCGCCCTGATGGACACGTACTTCGAGCGGTTCGGCGGGGTGCGCGACTATCTGCGCCGCGTCGTCGACGACGCCCGCGCCACGGGGTATACGGAGACGATGCTGGGCCGCCGCCGCTATCTGCCGGACCTCAACAGCGACAACCGGCAGCGCCGTGAGATGGCCGAGCGGATGGCGTTGAACGCGCCGATCCAGGGCACCGCGGCGGACATCGTCAAGGTCGCGATGCTGAACGTGGACCGGGCGCTGACGCAGGCGGAGCTCACCTCGCGGATGCTGCTCCAGGTCCACGACGAAATCGTCCTGGAGATCGCGCCGGGCGAGCGGGAGGCCGTCGAGGAGCTGGTGCGCCGCGAGATGGCAGGCGCGGTGTCGCTGCGAGCGCCGCTCGACGTGTCGGTGGGTGTGGGCCCCGACTGGGAGTCCGCCGCGCACTAG
- a CDS encoding FdhF/YdeP family oxidoreductase, whose translation MATKPPKGDPVQDAPQVSDAQHAAAGLPAIGHTLRIAQQQMGVRRTALTLLRVNQKDGFDCPGCAWPEPDHRHKAEFCENGAKAVAEEATLRRVTPEFFAAHPVSDLATRSGYWLGQQGRLTHPMYLADGADHYEAVPWERAFGIIAEELTALASPDEAVFYTSGRTSNEAAFLYQLFARELGTNNLPDCSNMCHESSGSALTETLGVGKGSVLLEDLYKADLIIVAGQNPGTNHPRMLSALEKAKRGGAKIITVNPLPEAGLERFKNPQTAQGMLQGTALTDLFLQIRLGGDQALFRLLNKLVLETEGAVDEDFVREHTHGYEDFAAAARAADWDETLTATGLERDDIERALRMVLASERTVVCWAMGLTQHKHAVPTIREVVNFLLLRGNIGRPGAGVCPVRGHSNVQGDRTMGIFERPAPAFLDALEKEFGFAPPRHHGLDVVRAIRALRDGEAKVFFAMGGNFVSASPDTDVTEAAMRRARLTVHVSTKLNRSHVVTGARALILPTLGRTERDLQAGGEQFVTVEDSMGMVHASHGRLKPASRDLLSEPAIVCRLARRVLGAASATPWEEFEKDYATVRDRIARVIPGFEDFNARVARPGGFTLPHAPRDERRFPTTTGKANFTAAPVEYPALPEGRLLLQTLRSHDQYNTTIYGLDDRYRGIKNGRRVVLVNAADARALGVADGAYVDLVSEWQDGVERRAPGFRVVHYPTARGCAAAYYPETNVLVPLDATADTSNTPASKSVVVRLEQSTTD comes from the coding sequence ATGGCGACCAAGCCGCCCAAAGGTGACCCGGTCCAGGACGCCCCGCAGGTCTCGGACGCGCAGCACGCCGCCGCCGGACTGCCCGCCATCGGCCACACGCTGCGCATCGCACAGCAGCAGATGGGCGTGCGGCGCACCGCGCTGACCCTCCTTCGCGTCAACCAGAAGGACGGCTTCGACTGCCCCGGCTGCGCCTGGCCCGAGCCCGACCACCGGCACAAGGCCGAGTTCTGCGAGAACGGCGCGAAGGCGGTCGCCGAGGAAGCCACACTGCGCCGCGTCACCCCCGAGTTCTTCGCCGCGCACCCCGTGTCCGACCTCGCCACCCGCAGCGGGTACTGGCTCGGCCAGCAGGGCCGCCTCACCCACCCCATGTACCTGGCGGACGGCGCCGACCACTACGAAGCCGTGCCGTGGGAGCGCGCCTTCGGCATCATCGCCGAGGAACTCACCGCGCTCGCCTCCCCCGACGAGGCCGTCTTCTACACCTCGGGCCGCACCAGCAACGAGGCGGCGTTCCTCTACCAGCTCTTCGCCCGCGAACTCGGCACGAACAACCTCCCCGACTGTTCGAACATGTGCCACGAGTCGTCCGGTTCCGCCCTCACCGAGACCCTCGGCGTCGGCAAGGGCAGCGTCCTCCTGGAAGACCTCTACAAGGCGGACCTGATCATCGTCGCCGGGCAGAACCCGGGCACCAACCACCCGCGCATGCTCTCCGCCCTGGAGAAGGCCAAGCGCGGCGGCGCGAAGATCATCACGGTGAACCCGCTGCCCGAAGCGGGCCTGGAGCGCTTCAAGAACCCCCAGACCGCCCAGGGCATGCTCCAGGGCACCGCCCTCACCGACCTGTTCCTGCAGATCCGCCTCGGCGGCGACCAGGCCCTCTTCCGCCTCCTCAACAAGCTCGTCCTGGAGACCGAAGGCGCCGTCGACGAGGACTTCGTCCGCGAACACACCCACGGCTACGAGGACTTCGCCGCCGCCGCGCGCGCCGCCGACTGGGACGAGACGCTCACCGCCACCGGCCTGGAGCGCGACGACATCGAGCGCGCCCTGCGCATGGTCCTCGCCTCCGAGCGGACCGTCGTGTGCTGGGCGATGGGCCTGACCCAGCACAAGCACGCCGTGCCCACCATCCGCGAGGTCGTCAACTTCCTCCTCCTGCGCGGCAACATCGGCCGCCCCGGCGCGGGCGTCTGCCCCGTCCGCGGCCACTCGAACGTGCAGGGCGACCGCACGATGGGCATCTTCGAGCGCCCCGCGCCCGCCTTCCTCGACGCCCTGGAGAAGGAGTTCGGCTTCGCGCCGCCGCGCCACCACGGCCTCGACGTCGTCCGCGCCATCCGCGCCCTGCGCGACGGCGAGGCGAAGGTGTTCTTCGCCATGGGCGGCAACTTCGTCTCCGCCTCCCCCGACACCGACGTCACCGAAGCCGCCATGCGGCGCGCCCGCCTCACCGTGCACGTCTCCACGAAGCTGAACCGCTCGCACGTGGTGACCGGCGCCCGCGCCCTCATCCTGCCCACGCTCGGCCGCACCGAGCGCGACCTCCAGGCCGGCGGCGAGCAGTTCGTGACCGTCGAGGACTCCATGGGCATGGTCCACGCCTCCCACGGCCGCCTCAAGCCCGCGAGCCGGGACCTCCTGTCCGAGCCCGCCATCGTGTGCCGCCTGGCACGCCGCGTCCTCGGCGCCGCGTCGGCAACCCCCTGGGAAGAGTTCGAGAAGGACTACGCCACCGTCCGCGACCGCATCGCGCGCGTGATCCCCGGCTTCGAGGACTTCAACGCGCGCGTGGCCCGCCCCGGCGGCTTCACCCTGCCGCACGCCCCGCGCGACGAACGCCGCTTCCCCACCACCACCGGCAAGGCCAACTTCACCGCCGCACCCGTCGAGTACCCGGCGCTGCCCGAGGGCCGCCTGCTGCTCCAGACACTGCGCTCCCACGACCAGTACAACACCACGATCTACGGCCTCGACGACCGCTACCGCGGCATCAAGAACGGCCGCCGCGTCGTCCTCGTCAACGCCGCCGACGCGCGGGCGCTCGGCGTCGCCGACGGCGCTTACGTGGACCTCGTCAGCGAGTGGCAGGACGGCGTCGAGCGGCGCGCGCCCGGCTTCCGCGTCGTCCACTACCCCACGGCCCGGGGCTGCGCGGCGGCGTACTACCCGGAGACCAACGTCCTCGTACCGCTGGACGCCACGGCCGACACCAGCAACACCCCCGCCAGCAAGTCCGTCGTCGTACGCCTGGAACAATCGACCACCGACTGA
- a CDS encoding PaaI family thioesterase has product MGEQQPTKFPQEVIDEYAGLGVDLRALFSAGNLGNRMGVQILEASAERVVGTMPVEGNTQPYGLLHGGASAVLAETLGSIGAMLHGGSRKIAVGVDLNCTHHRGVRSGLVTGVATPVHRGRSTTTYEVVVSEESGKRVCTARLTCLLRDAPAPEPTA; this is encoded by the coding sequence ATGGGCGAGCAGCAGCCAACGAAGTTCCCGCAAGAGGTCATCGACGAGTACGCCGGACTCGGCGTCGACCTGCGCGCCCTGTTCTCCGCCGGGAACCTCGGCAACCGCATGGGCGTGCAGATCCTGGAGGCCTCCGCCGAGCGCGTGGTCGGCACGATGCCCGTGGAGGGCAACACACAGCCGTACGGGCTGCTGCACGGCGGCGCGTCCGCGGTGCTCGCGGAGACGCTCGGGTCCATCGGCGCGATGCTGCACGGCGGCAGCCGGAAGATCGCCGTGGGCGTCGACCTGAACTGCACGCACCACCGGGGCGTGCGGTCCGGGCTCGTCACGGGCGTGGCCACGCCCGTGCACCGGGGACGGTCCACGACCACGTACGAGGTCGTGGTGAGCGAGGAGAGCGGCAAGCGGGTGTGCACCGCCCGCCTCACCTGCCTCCTGCGCGACGCCCCCGCGCCCGAGCCCACGGCCTGA
- a CDS encoding branched-chain amino acid ABC transporter substrate-binding protein — protein MRNRSALILTTVLTTGALTLTACGSRDKDKGDDNSSGDKKTVVIGFDAPLTGDLSALGIGMRNSAELAVKTANKENTVEGVEFKLQPLDDQAQPSVGGQNAQKFISDSDVLGVVGPLNSNVSQSMQKPFNDANLTQISPANTGTELTQGDGWKKGDKKRQFKTFFRTATTDQVQGQFAAQYLFQKAKIKKVYLIDDQKTYGAGLAASFKDTFTDLGGKIVGQDHVNPEDRDFKSVVSQVKGKGAEAVYYGGEYPAAAPLSQQLKESGAKIPLMGGDGMKSEEFPKLNKKAIGDLGTSVGKPVEELPSAKKFIEEYNKNYKENMETYGGGTYDATWSIIEAVKLAVEGNNGKLPSDGRVKVLEAMSKVKFQGVTGDVSFDQYGDTTNTMMTAYQVNKGNKWESKFSEAYKPR, from the coding sequence GTGCGAAACCGTTCCGCGCTCATCCTCACCACGGTGTTGACCACCGGGGCACTCACCCTCACCGCCTGCGGGTCGCGCGACAAGGACAAGGGCGACGACAACAGCTCCGGAGACAAGAAGACCGTCGTCATCGGCTTCGACGCCCCCCTCACCGGTGACCTCTCCGCCCTCGGCATCGGCATGCGCAACTCCGCCGAACTGGCGGTCAAGACCGCCAACAAGGAGAACACCGTCGAAGGGGTCGAGTTCAAGCTCCAGCCCCTCGACGACCAGGCCCAGCCCTCCGTCGGCGGCCAGAACGCCCAGAAGTTCATCAGCGACAGCGACGTCCTCGGCGTCGTCGGCCCGCTGAACTCCAACGTCTCCCAGTCGATGCAGAAGCCCTTCAACGACGCCAACCTCACCCAGATCTCGCCCGCCAACACCGGCACCGAGCTGACCCAGGGCGACGGCTGGAAGAAGGGCGACAAGAAGCGCCAGTTCAAGACCTTCTTCCGCACCGCCACCACCGACCAGGTCCAGGGCCAGTTCGCCGCCCAGTACCTGTTCCAGAAGGCGAAGATCAAGAAGGTCTACCTGATCGACGACCAGAAGACCTACGGCGCCGGACTCGCCGCCTCCTTCAAGGACACCTTCACCGACCTCGGCGGCAAGATCGTCGGCCAGGACCACGTCAACCCCGAGGACCGCGACTTCAAGTCCGTCGTCTCCCAGGTCAAGGGCAAGGGCGCCGAAGCCGTCTACTACGGCGGCGAATACCCCGCAGCCGCCCCCCTCAGCCAGCAGCTCAAGGAATCCGGCGCCAAGATCCCGCTCATGGGCGGCGACGGCATGAAGAGCGAAGAATTCCCCAAGCTCAACAAGAAGGCCATCGGCGACCTCGGCACCTCCGTCGGCAAGCCCGTCGAAGAACTGCCCTCCGCCAAGAAGTTCATCGAGGAATACAACAAGAACTACAAAGAAAACATGGAGACCTACGGCGGCGGCACCTACGACGCCACCTGGTCGATCATCGAAGCCGTAAAGCTCGCCGTCGAAGGCAACAACGGCAAACTCCCCTCCGACGGCCGCGTCAAGGTCCTCGAAGCGATGAGCAAGGTCAAGTTCCAGGGCGTCACCGGCGATGTCTCCTTCGACCAGTACGGCGACACCACGAACACCATGATGACCGCCTACCAGGTCAACAAGGGCAACAAGTGGGAATCCAAGTTCAGCGAGGCCTACAAGCCCCGTTAA
- a CDS encoding branched-chain amino acid ABC transporter permease, whose protein sequence is MNELPQQLANGLILGAMYGLIAIGYTMVYGIVQLINFAHGEIFMVGGFGALTVSLWLPDGFSLLAAIPLMIIGGIICSVAVGTAAERFAYRPLRGAPRLAPLITAIGLSILLQQAVWKWYPEAKKDRSFPQFSGDPVHVFGADIQRGDFFLIIAAPACMLILGWYVNKTRSGRGMQATAQDPDTAKLMGINTDRIIVMAFAIGAAFAAIAAVGYGLHNGQVGFKMGFIMGLKAFTAAVLGGIGNIYGAMLGGIVLGVAEALATGYMGDVPGMEQFGGGAWKDVWAFALLILVLLLRPQGLLGERVADRA, encoded by the coding sequence GTGAACGAACTGCCGCAACAGCTGGCCAATGGACTCATCCTCGGCGCGATGTACGGTCTCATCGCGATCGGCTACACGATGGTCTACGGAATCGTCCAGCTCATCAACTTCGCCCACGGCGAGATCTTCATGGTCGGGGGCTTCGGCGCCCTCACCGTCTCCCTGTGGCTCCCCGACGGGTTCTCGCTGCTCGCCGCGATCCCCCTCATGATCATCGGCGGCATCATATGCTCCGTCGCCGTCGGCACCGCAGCCGAACGCTTCGCCTACCGCCCCCTGCGCGGAGCACCACGACTCGCCCCCCTCATCACCGCCATCGGCCTGTCCATCCTGCTCCAGCAAGCCGTATGGAAGTGGTACCCCGAAGCCAAGAAGGACCGCTCCTTCCCGCAATTCAGCGGCGACCCCGTCCACGTCTTCGGCGCCGACATCCAACGCGGCGACTTCTTCCTCATCATCGCCGCCCCCGCCTGCATGCTCATCCTCGGCTGGTACGTCAACAAAACCCGCTCGGGCCGCGGCATGCAGGCCACCGCACAAGACCCCGACACCGCCAAGCTCATGGGCATCAACACCGACCGCATCATCGTCATGGCCTTCGCCATCGGCGCCGCGTTCGCCGCCATCGCCGCCGTCGGATACGGCCTCCACAACGGCCAAGTCGGCTTCAAAATGGGCTTCATCATGGGCCTCAAAGCCTTCACCGCAGCCGTACTCGGCGGCATCGGCAACATCTACGGCGCCATGCTCGGCGGCATCGTCCTCGGCGTCGCCGAAGCCCTCGCCACCGGCTACATGGGCGACGTACCCGGCATGGAACAGTTCGGCGGCGGCGCATGGAAGGACGTATGGGCCTTCGCCCTCCTCATCCTCGTCCTCCTCCTCAGGCCCCAAGGGCTCCTAGGCGAACGCGTCGCGGATCGGGCGTGA